A region from the Cystobacter ferrugineus genome encodes:
- a CDS encoding alpha/beta hydrolase, with product MSDQARAVEARSIQTKRLMMHARVAGEGFPVLFVHGNCSSSAFFHGLLTRLPRGLRGIAMDLRGYGDTEPKPIDATRGMRDSSDDVASLMDVLGLTRALFVAHSAGAGVVMQLAIDHPERVAGLVLEAPISPFGFGGTRDVDGTPCWDDFAGSGGGTANPDFTQRLKNKDRSAEGNTAPRAVLKGSYVKPSFKMDDEEAMLDSVLSTRVSDVHYPGTFSPSSHWPGVAPGDTGINNSFSPKYFNLSAFAGISPKPDVLWIRGADDAIVSDTSLFDFGYLGKLGAIPGWPGEEQYPPQPMVSQTRRLLERYAAQGGRFHEEVFADTGHSPHVERPREFERLVFPFLQEHAR from the coding sequence ATGAGTGACCAGGCCCGGGCCGTGGAGGCCCGTAGCATCCAGACGAAGCGGTTGATGATGCACGCGCGCGTGGCGGGCGAGGGCTTCCCCGTGCTGTTCGTGCATGGCAACTGCTCGTCCTCGGCCTTCTTCCATGGGCTGCTCACGCGCCTGCCGCGGGGGCTGCGCGGCATCGCGATGGACCTGCGCGGCTACGGCGACACCGAGCCCAAGCCCATCGATGCCACGCGCGGCATGCGCGACTCGAGCGACGACGTGGCGTCGCTGATGGACGTGCTCGGGCTGACGCGGGCGCTCTTCGTGGCGCACTCGGCGGGGGCGGGCGTGGTGATGCAGCTCGCCATCGATCACCCGGAGCGCGTGGCGGGCCTGGTGCTGGAGGCGCCCATCTCGCCCTTTGGCTTCGGGGGCACGCGCGACGTGGACGGCACGCCCTGCTGGGATGACTTCGCGGGCTCGGGGGGCGGCACGGCCAACCCGGACTTCACGCAGCGACTGAAGAACAAGGACCGCTCGGCCGAGGGCAACACGGCGCCGCGCGCGGTGCTGAAGGGCAGCTACGTGAAGCCTTCGTTCAAGATGGACGACGAGGAGGCGATGCTCGATTCGGTGCTCTCCACGCGCGTGTCGGACGTGCACTATCCGGGCACGTTCTCGCCGAGCTCCCACTGGCCCGGCGTGGCCCCGGGCGACACGGGTATCAACAACTCGTTCTCACCCAAGTACTTCAACCTCTCCGCCTTCGCGGGCATCTCCCCCAAGCCGGACGTGCTGTGGATCCGCGGCGCGGACGACGCCATCGTCTCGGACACGTCGCTGTTCGACTTCGGCTACCTGGGCAAGCTGGGCGCCATCCCCGGCTGGCCCGGCGAGGAGCAGTACCCGCCGCAGCCCATGGTGAGCCAGACGCGCCGGCTGCTCGAGCGCTACGCGGCGCAGGGCGGACGCTTCCACGAGGAGGTGTTCGCGGACACCGGCCACAGCCCGCACGTGGAGCGCCCGCGCGAGTTCGAGCGCCTCGTCTTCCCCTTCCTCCAGGAGCACGCCCGCTGA
- a CDS encoding rhodanese-like domain-containing protein has protein sequence MTPKELSEKARELVGQGWVLLDVRTPEEYRQGHPEPARNIPVQELPQRLAEVGPPGTRVVVYCQAGGRSARAVEILRAAGYPDLFDLRSVNNW, from the coding sequence ATGACGCCGAAAGAACTGTCCGAGAAGGCCCGGGAGCTGGTGGGCCAGGGGTGGGTGTTGTTGGACGTGCGCACGCCGGAGGAGTACCGCCAGGGGCACCCGGAGCCCGCGCGCAACATTCCGGTGCAGGAGCTGCCCCAGCGCCTCGCGGAGGTGGGTCCGCCGGGCACGCGGGTGGTGGTGTACTGCCAGGCGGGAGGCCGCAGCGCGCGCGCGGTGGAGATCCTGCGCGCGGCGGGCTACCCGGACCTGTTCGATCTGCGCTCGGTGAACAACTGGTAG
- a CDS encoding TetR/AcrR family transcriptional regulator, whose protein sequence is MNRSSTPALPRFVPLTPRGQRTREKLLRAAQTLFGDKGYEHASIADITREAEVALGTFYVYFPDKQSIFVEVVDELGARLRRLLAEAVARCEDRLAVEREGLRTFFQFASRERHLYRIVRQAEFVDEACYRRYYERFARGYVSGLKRAMDAGEVRRMDPEVLAYCLMGMGDFLGMRWVLWEGDSGLEHVLDTAMALLRHGLETRAAGMPAPDKKRARKPRASRSKTS, encoded by the coding sequence ATGAATCGGTCTTCAACTCCGGCCCTTCCCCGCTTCGTGCCCCTGACCCCCCGAGGGCAGCGTACCCGAGAGAAGCTGCTGCGGGCGGCGCAGACGCTGTTCGGCGACAAGGGCTACGAGCACGCCTCCATCGCGGACATCACCCGCGAGGCAGAGGTGGCGTTGGGGACGTTCTACGTCTACTTCCCCGACAAGCAGTCCATCTTCGTGGAGGTGGTGGACGAGCTGGGCGCGCGGCTGCGCCGGCTGCTCGCCGAGGCGGTGGCTCGCTGTGAGGATCGGCTCGCGGTGGAGCGCGAGGGCCTGCGCACGTTCTTCCAGTTCGCCAGCCGCGAGCGCCACCTGTACCGCATCGTGCGCCAGGCGGAGTTCGTGGATGAGGCGTGCTACCGGCGCTACTACGAGCGCTTCGCGCGCGGCTACGTGTCCGGGCTCAAGCGCGCCATGGACGCGGGCGAGGTGCGGCGGATGGACCCGGAGGTGCTCGCCTACTGCCTCATGGGCATGGGGGACTTCCTGGGCATGCGCTGGGTGCTCTGGGAAGGGGACTCGGGGCTGGAGCACGTGCTGGACACCGCGATGGCGCTGCTGCGCCACGGTCTGGAGACTCGCGCGGCCGGCATGCCTGCTCCCGACAAGAAGCGGGCGCGCAAGCCCCGTGCCTCTCGGAGCAAGACGTCATGA
- a CDS encoding esterase/lipase family protein, with product MTPTWKLSLPTLALLYAPLATAAPPADLAPYFDTNAAPANTYQVVGTLTPPSWSWGQIELLEGKQLFRGEYYNRRTEKLRSQDTYQSSDYPLRTYYGSLNQQLVDAFNLYYQNSCATTAGSTCPVPGPTRPEARFALLHKGRKTAARTCNVNLTPTLLVHGAIQDANVWLFPNGNDGTGKAYGGAAQVTGFVQDLEAKNRCVYALTFGNFHGDNFNQAIHVSNAVKRIKALHPGVARVDVVAWSKGVLSVDAWLTNAPTWTGFSTTRFFERLAAEQAKAVPAYDDSVRSYVALSGPHKGIDLNFRHPIHTLTIASTSYNAPVGRGPMPWTYFSAFQCVTWGTDVPWYNNPYAESVCEGAGGTWLDYFRRIYVSNITSLDSTGKPVSSSTLQSLNVGQGLSSSAFSFDEYNLSLFGSVNDSGKYVSAYVGQLQTADDLRGTYPIPDRSSSTWSSVDPDESRYFSWVSQKLVYNPYNIYVAAGYLDSTHPQCKTTAYDPAGSPCFAYHAYNTNQNREGYDSLNYGKYRIIHGLGMAAAKEMGGKFITRLSERGLDSRLPSLYVLYGNSYGASTDARYETDGMTCPTCSVKGDGVLFEASIAAMDQLTQGWTATKKSTSAKQEGMGYGHLEMGVTPAVWNKMSAHFGSLD from the coding sequence ATGACCCCGACGTGGAAGTTGTCGCTCCCGACCCTGGCGTTGCTGTATGCGCCCCTGGCCACCGCCGCGCCGCCCGCGGACCTGGCCCCCTACTTCGACACCAACGCGGCCCCGGCCAACACGTACCAGGTGGTGGGCACGCTCACGCCGCCGAGCTGGTCCTGGGGACAGATCGAGCTGCTCGAGGGCAAGCAGCTCTTCCGCGGGGAGTACTACAACCGCCGGACGGAGAAGCTGCGCTCGCAGGACACCTACCAGTCGTCCGACTATCCGCTGCGCACGTACTACGGCTCGCTCAACCAGCAGCTCGTGGATGCCTTCAACCTGTACTACCAGAACAGCTGCGCCACGACGGCGGGGAGCACCTGCCCGGTGCCGGGGCCCACGCGGCCCGAGGCGCGCTTCGCGCTGTTGCACAAGGGCCGCAAGACGGCGGCGCGCACGTGCAACGTGAACCTGACGCCCACGCTGCTGGTGCACGGCGCCATCCAGGACGCCAACGTGTGGCTCTTCCCCAACGGCAACGATGGAACGGGGAAGGCCTATGGGGGCGCCGCGCAGGTGACGGGCTTCGTGCAGGACCTGGAGGCCAAGAACCGCTGCGTGTACGCGCTCACCTTCGGCAACTTCCACGGGGACAACTTCAACCAGGCCATCCACGTGTCCAACGCCGTCAAGCGCATCAAGGCGCTGCACCCGGGGGTGGCGCGGGTGGACGTGGTGGCGTGGAGCAAGGGCGTGCTGTCGGTGGACGCGTGGTTGACCAACGCGCCCACGTGGACGGGCTTCAGCACCACGCGCTTCTTCGAGCGGCTCGCGGCGGAGCAGGCCAAGGCGGTGCCGGCGTATGACGACTCGGTGCGCAGCTACGTGGCGTTGTCGGGGCCGCACAAGGGCATCGACCTGAACTTCCGCCACCCCATCCACACGCTCACCATCGCGAGCACCTCGTACAACGCGCCGGTGGGCCGCGGCCCCATGCCATGGACGTACTTCTCCGCCTTCCAGTGCGTCACCTGGGGCACGGACGTGCCCTGGTACAACAACCCCTACGCGGAGAGCGTGTGCGAGGGCGCGGGCGGCACCTGGTTGGACTACTTCCGCCGCATCTACGTGTCCAACATCACGAGCCTGGACTCCACGGGCAAGCCCGTGTCGAGCAGCACGCTCCAGTCGTTGAACGTGGGCCAGGGCCTGTCCTCGAGCGCGTTCAGCTTCGACGAGTACAACCTGAGCCTGTTCGGCAGCGTGAACGACAGCGGCAAGTACGTGAGCGCCTACGTGGGCCAGTTGCAGACGGCGGATGACCTGCGCGGCACCTACCCGATCCCGGACCGCTCCTCCTCCACGTGGTCGAGCGTGGACCCGGACGAGTCGCGCTACTTCTCGTGGGTCTCCCAGAAGCTCGTCTACAACCCGTACAACATCTACGTCGCGGCGGGCTACCTGGACAGCACCCATCCCCAGTGCAAGACGACGGCGTATGACCCGGCGGGCAGCCCGTGCTTCGCGTACCACGCGTACAACACGAACCAGAACCGCGAGGGGTACGACTCGCTGAACTACGGCAAGTACCGCATCATCCACGGCCTGGGCATGGCGGCGGCCAAGGAGATGGGAGGCAAGTTCATTACCCGGTTGTCCGAGCGGGGCCTGGACTCGCGCCTGCCCTCGCTCTACGTGCTGTATGGCAACAGCTACGGGGCGAGCACCGACGCGCGCTACGAGACGGATGGCATGACGTGCCCCACCTGCTCGGTGAAGGGTGACGGCGTGCTGTTCGAGGCGAGCATCGCCGCGATGGATCAGCTCACCCAGGGCTGGACCGCGACGAAGAAGAGCACCTCGGCGAAGCAGGAGGGCATGGGCTACGGCCACCTGGAGATGGGCGTGACCCCGGCGGTGTGGAACAAGATGTCCGCGCACTTCGGCTCGCTCGACTGA
- a CDS encoding prolipoprotein diacylglyceryl transferase: MIPYLYVPPLKLGPLTIEPFGIFVAMGIFLAARLLASQAEREGRDSTPLLDYAPWGVGVGIVTGHLLHLFAYHPEELSKSPFQIFKVWDGLSSFGGLIGGILAAVVFFRVRKLRFRDYADAFALAVAPGWAVARLGCFAVHDHPGARTDFFLAVDFPERFYGGPRHDLGLYDAAFLFAITGLLWALRNTPAMKGKLLPLLALLYAFGRFFFDSLRATDLSYVDARYFGLTPAQYGCFGLVLFGLWGLATWKSSAPGPRAASGPPGNAQPQAR; this comes from the coding sequence GTGATTCCCTACCTGTACGTTCCCCCCCTCAAGCTCGGTCCCCTCACCATCGAGCCCTTCGGCATCTTCGTGGCGATGGGCATCTTCCTCGCCGCCCGATTGCTGGCCAGTCAGGCCGAGCGGGAAGGGCGCGATTCCACCCCCCTGCTCGACTACGCGCCCTGGGGGGTGGGCGTGGGCATCGTCACCGGCCACCTGCTCCACCTCTTCGCCTACCACCCCGAGGAGCTCTCCAAGAGCCCCTTCCAGATCTTCAAGGTGTGGGACGGCCTGTCCTCCTTCGGAGGGCTCATCGGCGGCATCCTCGCCGCCGTCGTCTTCTTCCGGGTGCGCAAGCTGCGCTTCCGCGACTACGCGGACGCCTTCGCCCTGGCCGTGGCGCCCGGCTGGGCCGTGGCGCGGCTCGGCTGCTTCGCCGTGCATGATCACCCCGGCGCGCGCACCGACTTCTTCCTCGCGGTGGACTTCCCCGAGCGCTTCTACGGCGGCCCCCGCCATGACCTCGGCCTCTACGACGCCGCCTTCCTCTTCGCCATCACGGGGCTCTTGTGGGCCCTGCGCAACACCCCCGCCATGAAGGGCAAGCTCCTGCCCCTGCTCGCGCTGCTCTACGCCTTCGGCCGCTTCTTCTTCGACAGCCTGCGCGCCACCGACCTGTCCTATGTCGACGCGCGCTACTTCGGCCTCACCCCGGCCCAGTACGGCTGCTTCGGGCTCGTCCTCTTCGGCCTGTGGGGACTGGCCACGTGGAAGTCCTCCGCGCCCGGGCCCCGGGCCGCGTCCGGACCGCCCGGCAACGCCCAGCCCCAGGCCCGCTAG
- a CDS encoding 3-oxoacyl-ACP synthase III family protein, whose translation MRYAHILATGRYVPERVLTNADVERVLGEPVDEWLRHNVGIEQRHVMADHEVTSDLCVHAAEQAMRRAGVTPEQVDLLVIATDTPDYLSPATASVVQAKLGARNAGTYDLNSACAGWVTALDVASKTIAADDSYQRVLVVGAYGMSRFVNWKDKRTCTLFADGAGAVVLGAGDTPGFLGAKLLAAGEYHDALGIYTGGTYRPATSETLALTQGRPAVQFLRKFPATFNTDRWPVLLQQLLGRARLGLDDVDVFIFTQLNLRTIEATMQALGQPMSKTHWTMDKWGYTGSACIPMTLDDAVEQGKVKKGDLVALCASGGGLAMASALYRWTA comes from the coding sequence ATGAGATACGCCCACATCCTGGCCACGGGCCGCTACGTGCCCGAGCGGGTGCTCACCAACGCCGACGTGGAGCGCGTGCTCGGCGAGCCCGTGGACGAGTGGCTGCGGCACAACGTGGGCATCGAGCAGCGCCACGTGATGGCGGACCACGAGGTGACGTCCGACCTGTGCGTGCACGCGGCGGAGCAGGCGATGCGGCGCGCGGGCGTGACGCCGGAGCAGGTGGATCTCCTCGTCATCGCCACCGACACGCCGGACTACCTCAGCCCGGCCACGGCCTCGGTGGTGCAGGCGAAGCTGGGCGCGCGCAACGCGGGCACCTACGATCTCAACAGCGCGTGCGCGGGCTGGGTGACGGCGCTCGACGTGGCGAGCAAGACGATCGCCGCGGACGACAGCTACCAGCGCGTGCTCGTGGTGGGCGCGTATGGGATGAGCCGGTTCGTCAACTGGAAGGACAAGCGGACCTGCACGCTCTTCGCGGACGGCGCGGGCGCGGTGGTGCTCGGCGCGGGCGACACCCCGGGCTTCCTCGGCGCGAAGCTGCTCGCGGCGGGCGAGTACCATGACGCCCTGGGCATCTACACCGGTGGCACGTACCGGCCCGCCACCTCCGAGACGCTGGCGCTCACCCAGGGGCGGCCCGCGGTGCAGTTCCTGCGCAAGTTCCCCGCCACCTTCAACACCGATCGCTGGCCCGTCCTCCTCCAGCAACTGCTCGGGCGCGCCCGGCTGGGGCTCGACGACGTGGATGTGTTCATCTTCACCCAGCTCAACCTGCGCACCATCGAGGCCACCATGCAGGCGCTCGGGCAGCCCATGTCCAAGACGCACTGGACGATGGACAAGTGGGGCTACACCGGCTCGGCCTGCATCCCGATGACGCTGGATGACGCGGTGGAGCAGGGTAAGGTGAAGAAGGGCGACCTCGTGGCCCTGTGCGCCAGTGGGGGCGGTCTGGCCATGGCCTCGGCGCTCTACCGCTGGACGGCCTGA
- the popC gene encoding subtilisin-like protease PopC → MKSYLLVPKESIETHARPGVRGTEQGERVLQRTTALQFMMSGRAPDMLRDLGLHSATLPGRLPQVNAPAVAKKKTAGKRGRKSNEVSVAASDGPVMELASASEVGTYRHMPLIGATMAHFVSEKAERIAREELGGDFEFIPDTVHLTFPGPVAAGQIGPRNRGLSSLSNREWPEESGIAAAHAQGIKGAGVMLGILDTGVDADHPEHQDRLIQFRYVSLFPNSPQNPARDVRGFDPDGHGTHVAGIAAGTFHGVAPEVDLYVASVIESETIRTSLGRVAAGMEWLLHQFSRPENAMRPAVVNMSLGFPVQPPPGVSDMEYRLNIRALQTLVRRLVDSNVLPVVAAGNGGAGTAGYPAAFPEALAVGAVDFARRVASFSASGVVNQRSVPDVMGYGVNVYSSTERRCNNQAFYERMSGTSMAAPYVAGLAALYRCRSPDLTALEVRDLILANVLKLPKTAEGRAGRGLAVYK, encoded by the coding sequence ATGAAGTCCTATCTGCTGGTGCCGAAGGAGTCGATTGAAACCCACGCCAGGCCCGGCGTGCGGGGCACGGAGCAGGGAGAGCGCGTGTTGCAGCGCACCACCGCCCTTCAGTTCATGATGAGCGGGCGGGCGCCGGACATGCTGCGGGACCTTGGCCTGCACTCCGCCACGCTGCCCGGACGCCTGCCCCAGGTGAACGCGCCCGCCGTCGCGAAGAAGAAGACGGCGGGCAAGCGGGGCCGCAAGTCCAACGAGGTGAGCGTCGCGGCCAGCGATGGTCCGGTGATGGAGCTGGCGTCCGCCTCGGAGGTGGGCACCTACCGCCACATGCCGCTCATCGGCGCCACCATGGCCCACTTCGTCTCGGAGAAGGCCGAGCGCATCGCGCGCGAGGAGCTCGGGGGCGACTTCGAGTTCATCCCCGACACCGTGCACCTGACCTTCCCGGGGCCGGTGGCCGCGGGCCAGATTGGTCCGCGCAACCGGGGCCTGTCCTCGCTCTCCAACCGCGAGTGGCCCGAGGAGAGCGGCATCGCCGCCGCCCATGCCCAGGGCATCAAGGGCGCGGGCGTGATGCTCGGCATCCTCGACACCGGCGTGGACGCGGACCATCCCGAGCACCAGGACCGCCTCATCCAGTTCCGCTACGTCTCGCTCTTTCCCAACTCGCCGCAGAACCCCGCGCGTGACGTGCGCGGCTTCGATCCGGACGGCCACGGCACCCACGTGGCCGGTATCGCCGCGGGCACCTTCCACGGCGTGGCCCCGGAGGTGGACCTCTACGTCGCCTCGGTCATCGAATCGGAGACCATCCGCACGAGCCTCGGGCGCGTGGCCGCCGGCATGGAGTGGCTGCTGCACCAGTTCTCCCGTCCGGAGAACGCCATGCGCCCCGCCGTGGTGAACATGTCCCTGGGCTTCCCGGTGCAGCCGCCGCCGGGCGTGAGCGACATGGAGTACCGCTTGAACATCCGCGCCCTGCAGACCCTGGTGCGCCGCCTGGTGGACTCCAACGTCCTGCCCGTGGTGGCCGCCGGCAATGGTGGCGCTGGCACGGCTGGCTACCCAGCGGCCTTCCCAGAGGCCCTCGCCGTGGGTGCAGTCGACTTCGCGCGTCGCGTGGCCAGTTTCTCGGCCAGCGGGGTCGTGAACCAGCGCTCTGTTCCGGATGTGATGGGTTACGGGGTGAATGTCTACTCGAGCACAGAACGAAGGTGTAACAACCAGGCGTTCTATGAACGAATGAGCGGAACCAGCATGGCAGCCCCTTACGTCGCCGGTCTGGCGGCGCTATATCGCTGCCGATCCCCCGACTTGACGGCGCTCGAGGTCAGGGATTTGATTCTCGCCAATGTGCTGAAGCTGCCCAAGACCGCTGAAGGACGTGCGGGTAGGGGTCTGGCGGTTTACAAGTAG
- a CDS encoding SDR family oxidoreductase: protein MQLKDLKVIVTGGAQGMGAHFATRLLEAGAQVAVGDVNEEKLAALPAAIHRRRLDVANEEDCASFVQWAHERMGGLNGLINNAGILRDGLLVKKDRTTGEVKKLSTAEWNAVLGVNLTGATLMVREVVARMVQTDQRPGVIVNMSSIARHGNRGQSNYVSAKASLAANTVTWSREFASFGIRVGAVAPGMIETPMTQGMNQKARDALVANIPVGRIGEPEDIWLAVKFVLECDYFNGRTIDVDGGLNM, encoded by the coding sequence ATGCAACTCAAGGACTTGAAGGTCATCGTCACCGGAGGAGCCCAGGGGATGGGCGCTCACTTCGCCACGCGGCTGCTCGAGGCGGGTGCGCAGGTGGCGGTGGGAGACGTGAACGAGGAGAAGCTCGCCGCGCTGCCGGCCGCCATCCACCGCCGCCGCCTGGACGTGGCCAACGAGGAGGACTGCGCCTCCTTCGTGCAGTGGGCCCACGAGCGCATGGGCGGCCTCAATGGCCTCATCAACAACGCGGGCATCCTGCGCGATGGCCTGCTGGTGAAGAAGGACCGCACCACCGGCGAGGTGAAGAAGCTGTCCACCGCGGAGTGGAACGCCGTCCTCGGCGTGAACCTCACGGGCGCCACCCTCATGGTGCGCGAGGTGGTGGCGCGCATGGTGCAGACGGACCAGCGCCCCGGCGTCATCGTCAACATGAGCTCCATCGCCCGGCACGGCAATCGCGGGCAGAGCAACTACGTGTCCGCCAAGGCCTCGCTCGCGGCCAACACGGTCACCTGGTCGCGCGAGTTCGCCTCCTTCGGCATCCGCGTGGGCGCCGTGGCCCCGGGGATGATCGAAACACCGATGACCCAGGGCATGAACCAGAAGGCCCGTGACGCGCTGGTGGCCAACATCCCCGTGGGCCGCATCGGCGAGCCCGAGGACATCTGGCTCGCGGTGAAGTTCGTCCTCGAGTGCGACTACTTCAACGGCCGTACCATCGACGTGGATGGCGGCCTGAACATGTAG
- a CDS encoding GreA/GreB family elongation factor — protein MPLLDKNALLAQLVDRLHQSDRLAHRAEADAREAARSLATESEKKEDGRAAIEYGSLATGQAQRARRVHEELQALADLQKAGLPRQPPKGPVALGAIVDMSTEDDEGFAERTFFLLPVGAGTELTGPGGDGFLSVITPSSPVGRALMGRRPGDTIEVTLAGEVREWTVLEIA, from the coding sequence ATGCCACTGCTGGACAAGAACGCCCTGCTCGCCCAACTCGTCGACCGGCTCCACCAGAGCGACCGGCTCGCCCACCGCGCCGAGGCCGACGCGCGCGAGGCCGCCCGCTCGCTCGCCACCGAGTCCGAGAAGAAGGAAGACGGCCGCGCCGCCATCGAATACGGCAGCCTCGCCACGGGCCAGGCCCAACGCGCCCGCCGCGTCCACGAGGAGCTCCAGGCGCTCGCCGACCTCCAGAAGGCGGGCCTGCCGCGCCAGCCTCCCAAGGGCCCCGTCGCCCTGGGGGCCATCGTCGACATGTCCACCGAGGACGACGAGGGTTTCGCCGAGCGCACCTTCTTCCTCCTCCCCGTGGGCGCCGGCACCGAGCTGACCGGGCCCGGCGGCGATGGCTTCCTCTCCGTCATCACCCCCTCCTCTCCCGTGGGACGTGCCCTGATGGGACGTCGCCCGGGTGACACCATCGAGGTCACCCTCGCTGGCGAGGTCCGTGAGTGGACGGTCCTCGAGATCGCCTGA
- a CDS encoding class I adenylate-forming enzyme family protein: MFIGDWMGRGAMYWPEHTAVVDVARGDAGRFTYRDMNARAEALAGWLRDVAGVSRGDRVGMVALNGVEFLDAFFACGKLGAIFVPFNWRLHAQELAELVRDTGPRVLFFSGEFGSVIEAVGRRVGGALLLVHLDGPGVEGSHAYAGALAHVPATKVTNEAVSEEDILCLLFTGGTTGRSKGARISHRMVAWNTLNTLIHELRPGDITVTHTPMFHTGGLLVYTLPLLTCGGTVVLMRRWDADEMLRLVEQEKVTFFFAVPTQYQQMHDAPRFRSADLSHVRFMTSGGAPLPVPLLQAWQGVHRVPFKQGFGMTEFGPGIFSMGPEFAVSKAGSIGRPNYFVDARLVDDAGRDVPEGATGELLLKSPAMCSGYFEDARATAEAIDTDGWFHTGDLARRDADGFYFIAGRKKDMFISGGENVYPLELETVLHEHPAVHACAVVGLPDEKWGEVGWAFVVLEPGAHATPEELLEYLRGRVARYKVPKQVECVASLPLSAAGKILKRELRERALAAQGR, encoded by the coding sequence ATGTTCATCGGTGACTGGATGGGCCGGGGGGCCATGTACTGGCCCGAGCACACGGCGGTGGTGGACGTGGCCCGGGGAGACGCCGGCCGCTTCACCTATCGGGACATGAACGCGCGCGCCGAGGCGCTCGCGGGCTGGCTGCGCGACGTGGCCGGTGTGTCCCGAGGGGACCGCGTGGGGATGGTGGCCCTCAATGGCGTGGAGTTCCTCGACGCCTTCTTCGCCTGCGGCAAGCTGGGCGCCATCTTCGTTCCCTTCAACTGGCGCCTGCACGCCCAGGAGCTGGCGGAGCTGGTGCGAGACACCGGGCCGCGCGTGCTCTTCTTCAGCGGCGAGTTCGGTTCGGTCATCGAGGCGGTGGGGCGGCGGGTGGGCGGCGCCCTGCTGCTCGTCCACCTGGACGGGCCGGGCGTGGAGGGCAGCCACGCGTATGCGGGGGCGCTCGCGCATGTCCCGGCCACGAAGGTGACGAACGAGGCGGTGAGCGAGGAGGACATCCTCTGTCTGCTCTTCACCGGGGGCACCACGGGCCGGTCCAAGGGCGCGCGCATCAGCCACCGGATGGTGGCGTGGAACACGCTCAACACGCTCATCCACGAGCTGCGCCCCGGGGACATCACCGTGACGCACACGCCCATGTTCCACACGGGCGGCCTGCTCGTGTACACGCTGCCCCTGCTCACCTGTGGCGGCACGGTGGTGCTCATGCGCCGCTGGGACGCGGACGAGATGCTGCGGCTGGTGGAGCAGGAGAAGGTGACCTTCTTCTTCGCCGTGCCCACGCAATACCAGCAGATGCACGACGCGCCGCGCTTCCGCTCGGCGGACCTGTCCCATGTGCGCTTCATGACGAGCGGCGGAGCCCCCCTGCCGGTGCCGCTGCTCCAGGCGTGGCAGGGCGTGCACCGGGTGCCCTTCAAACAGGGCTTCGGGATGACGGAGTTCGGCCCCGGCATCTTCAGCATGGGCCCCGAGTTCGCCGTGTCCAAGGCGGGCTCCATCGGCCGGCCCAACTACTTCGTCGACGCGCGGCTGGTGGATGACGCGGGCCGGGACGTGCCCGAGGGCGCCACGGGCGAGCTGCTCCTCAAGTCGCCCGCCATGTGCTCGGGCTACTTCGAGGACGCGCGCGCCACGGCCGAGGCGATCGACACGGACGGTTGGTTCCACACGGGGGACCTCGCGCGCCGCGACGCGGACGGCTTCTACTTCATCGCCGGACGCAAGAAGGACATGTTCATCTCCGGCGGGGAGAACGTGTACCCGCTCGAGCTGGAGACGGTGCTCCACGAGCACCCCGCCGTGCATGCATGCGCGGTGGTCGGTCTGCCCGACGAGAAATGGGGCGAGGTGGGGTGGGCCTTCGTGGTGCTCGAGCCGGGCGCGCACGCCACCCCCGAGGAGCTGCTGGAATACCTGCGCGGACGGGTGGCCCGCTACAAGGTGCCCAAGCAGGTGGAGTGCGTGGCGTCCCTGCCCCTGTCGGCGGCGGGGAAGATCCTCAAGCGCGAGCTGCGTGAGCGGGCCCTCGCGGCCCAGGGCCGCTGA